The following proteins are encoded in a genomic region of Chaetodon auriga isolate fChaAug3 chromosome 8, fChaAug3.hap1, whole genome shotgun sequence:
- the siglec15l gene encoding sialic acid binding Ig-like lectin 15, like isoform X2, which produces MWQQTPCFCLILSTIITGSLVVSLDMKVAPVVTVPRGEDAVLSCSFTHPKQQDYSGKIIVRWLARESHALPFFSCSIKNDSMEEPSGCSGSGLRYSLKGDPRRGELSLLIRQVHEADNGTYFCYVELDGWRNYLRKETHLYMTANPQILNLSVVEMRSGSGAATQRLRCEAEGHPLPTISWLSASRSLSEDQVQTSQVGPFRLVSSVPYQEEDVFTCRVESRLGGAERRYPPGNSLLIGLTACGLTVLLLLLLVTGFIFYRRNRAPPDTSPVYGNADVVENHRLQRSDCPAEGDVELRPVYSVLSLNTQHTSLKNSRQHQEKTGVVYSPVNLQQ; this is translated from the exons ATGTGGCAGCAGActccatgtttctgtctcatTCTGTCCACGATCATCACAG GGTCTCTTGTGGTGTCCTTGGACATGAAGGTCGCTCCGGTGGTCACCGTCCCCAGAGGAGAGGACGCCGTCCtcagctgctccttcacacaTCCCAAACAGCAGGACTACTCAGGGAAGATCATCGTGAGGTGGTTGGCGAGAGAGTCCCACGCTCTGCCGTTCTTCAGCTGCTCCATCAAGAACGACTCCATGGAGGAACCCAGCGGCTGCTCCGGTTCAGGCTTAAGATATTCTCTGAAGGGAGATCCTCGACGGGGGGAGCTGTCCCTCCTCATCAGGCAGGTCCACGAGGCTGACAACGGGACGTACTTCTGCTACGTGGAGCTGGACGGCTGGAGGAATTATCTCCGAAAAGAGACACATCTTTATATGACAG CTAATCCTCAGATCCTGAACCTCTCTGTGGTCGAAATGAGATCTGGCTCAGGCGCCGCCACCCAGCGTCTGCGGTGTGAGGCGGAGGGCCACCCGCTGCCCACCATCAGCTGGCTGTCAGCCTCCAGGAGCCTGTCAGAAGACCAggtccagacctctcaggtcgGCCCCTTCAGGCTGGTGAGCTCTGTGCCGTACCAGGAGGAGGATGTGTTCACCTGCAGGGTGGAGAGCAGGCTgggtggagcagagaggaggtatCCACCAGGTAACAGCCTGCTGATCGGCCTGACGGCGTGTGGCCTcaccgtgctgctgctgctgctgctggtgacagGATTCATCTTCTACAGGAGGAACAGAG ctccgcCCGACACTTCTCCTGTTTATGGAAATGCAGACGTAG TGGAGAATCATCGCCTGCAGCGCTCTGACTGTCCAGCTGAGGGCGACGTTGAGCTTCGCCCGGTTTACTCTGTTCTCAGTCTGAACA CTCAACATACGAGTTTGAAAAACTCCAGACAACACCAGGAGAAGACAG GCGTCGTTTATTCTCCAGTGAACCTTCAGCAGTGA
- the siglec15l gene encoding sialic acid binding Ig-like lectin 15, like isoform X3, whose protein sequence is MWQQTPCFCLILSTIITGSLVVSLDMKVAPVVTVPRGEDAVLSCSFTHPKQQDYSGKIIVRWLARESHALPFFSCSIKNDSMEEPSGCSGSGLRYSLKGDPRRGELSLLIRQVHEADNGTYFCYVELDGWRNYLRKETHLYMTANPQILNLSVVEMRSGSGAATQRLRCEAEGHPLPTISWLSASRSLSEDQVQTSQVGPFRLVSSVPYQEEDVFTCRVESRLGGAERRYPPGNSLLIGLTACGLTVLLLLLLVTGFIFYRRNRARAESSPVYENTAAAPPDTSPVYGNADVVENHRLQRSDCPAEGDVELRPVYSVLSLNSVVYSPVNLQQ, encoded by the exons ATGTGGCAGCAGActccatgtttctgtctcatTCTGTCCACGATCATCACAG GGTCTCTTGTGGTGTCCTTGGACATGAAGGTCGCTCCGGTGGTCACCGTCCCCAGAGGAGAGGACGCCGTCCtcagctgctccttcacacaTCCCAAACAGCAGGACTACTCAGGGAAGATCATCGTGAGGTGGTTGGCGAGAGAGTCCCACGCTCTGCCGTTCTTCAGCTGCTCCATCAAGAACGACTCCATGGAGGAACCCAGCGGCTGCTCCGGTTCAGGCTTAAGATATTCTCTGAAGGGAGATCCTCGACGGGGGGAGCTGTCCCTCCTCATCAGGCAGGTCCACGAGGCTGACAACGGGACGTACTTCTGCTACGTGGAGCTGGACGGCTGGAGGAATTATCTCCGAAAAGAGACACATCTTTATATGACAG CTAATCCTCAGATCCTGAACCTCTCTGTGGTCGAAATGAGATCTGGCTCAGGCGCCGCCACCCAGCGTCTGCGGTGTGAGGCGGAGGGCCACCCGCTGCCCACCATCAGCTGGCTGTCAGCCTCCAGGAGCCTGTCAGAAGACCAggtccagacctctcaggtcgGCCCCTTCAGGCTGGTGAGCTCTGTGCCGTACCAGGAGGAGGATGTGTTCACCTGCAGGGTGGAGAGCAGGCTgggtggagcagagaggaggtatCCACCAGGTAACAGCCTGCTGATCGGCCTGACGGCGTGTGGCCTcaccgtgctgctgctgctgctgctggtgacagGATTCATCTTCTACAGGAGGAACAGAG CTCGTGCTGAGTCGTCTCCTGTgtatgaaaacactgctgcag ctccgcCCGACACTTCTCCTGTTTATGGAAATGCAGACGTAG TGGAGAATCATCGCCTGCAGCGCTCTGACTGTCCAGCTGAGGGCGACGTTGAGCTTCGCCCGGTTTACTCTGTTCTCAGTCTGAACA GCGTCGTTTATTCTCCAGTGAACCTTCAGCAGTGA
- the siglec15l gene encoding sialic acid binding Ig-like lectin 15, like isoform X1 gives MWQQTPCFCLILSTIITGSLVVSLDMKVAPVVTVPRGEDAVLSCSFTHPKQQDYSGKIIVRWLARESHALPFFSCSIKNDSMEEPSGCSGSGLRYSLKGDPRRGELSLLIRQVHEADNGTYFCYVELDGWRNYLRKETHLYMTANPQILNLSVVEMRSGSGAATQRLRCEAEGHPLPTISWLSASRSLSEDQVQTSQVGPFRLVSSVPYQEEDVFTCRVESRLGGAERRYPPGNSLLIGLTACGLTVLLLLLLVTGFIFYRRNRARAESSPVYENTAAAPPDTSPVYGNADVVENHRLQRSDCPAEGDVELRPVYSVLSLNTQHTSLKNSRQHQEKTGVVYSPVNLQQ, from the exons ATGTGGCAGCAGActccatgtttctgtctcatTCTGTCCACGATCATCACAG GGTCTCTTGTGGTGTCCTTGGACATGAAGGTCGCTCCGGTGGTCACCGTCCCCAGAGGAGAGGACGCCGTCCtcagctgctccttcacacaTCCCAAACAGCAGGACTACTCAGGGAAGATCATCGTGAGGTGGTTGGCGAGAGAGTCCCACGCTCTGCCGTTCTTCAGCTGCTCCATCAAGAACGACTCCATGGAGGAACCCAGCGGCTGCTCCGGTTCAGGCTTAAGATATTCTCTGAAGGGAGATCCTCGACGGGGGGAGCTGTCCCTCCTCATCAGGCAGGTCCACGAGGCTGACAACGGGACGTACTTCTGCTACGTGGAGCTGGACGGCTGGAGGAATTATCTCCGAAAAGAGACACATCTTTATATGACAG CTAATCCTCAGATCCTGAACCTCTCTGTGGTCGAAATGAGATCTGGCTCAGGCGCCGCCACCCAGCGTCTGCGGTGTGAGGCGGAGGGCCACCCGCTGCCCACCATCAGCTGGCTGTCAGCCTCCAGGAGCCTGTCAGAAGACCAggtccagacctctcaggtcgGCCCCTTCAGGCTGGTGAGCTCTGTGCCGTACCAGGAGGAGGATGTGTTCACCTGCAGGGTGGAGAGCAGGCTgggtggagcagagaggaggtatCCACCAGGTAACAGCCTGCTGATCGGCCTGACGGCGTGTGGCCTcaccgtgctgctgctgctgctgctggtgacagGATTCATCTTCTACAGGAGGAACAGAG CTCGTGCTGAGTCGTCTCCTGTgtatgaaaacactgctgcag ctccgcCCGACACTTCTCCTGTTTATGGAAATGCAGACGTAG TGGAGAATCATCGCCTGCAGCGCTCTGACTGTCCAGCTGAGGGCGACGTTGAGCTTCGCCCGGTTTACTCTGTTCTCAGTCTGAACA CTCAACATACGAGTTTGAAAAACTCCAGACAACACCAGGAGAAGACAG GCGTCGTTTATTCTCCAGTGAACCTTCAGCAGTGA
- the LOC143325181 gene encoding uncharacterized protein LOC143325181, with translation MAAFVSLATCHHCPVASSRRGLVYRDSLSALSRNLRSPAPPRRPPAAGLQGLGLHSKPHCRLTRADLPESIALAHSRPTGSMKHLVLAHLRKLLTLSPAQQRGLRRPV, from the exons atggcAGCCTTCGTCTCA TTGGCGACGTGTCATCATTGTCCCGTGGCGTCGTCTCGTCGCGGTTTGGTCTACAGAGACTCTCTGTCCGCTCTGTCCAGGAACCTGAGGTCCCCGGCGCCCCCCCGTCGACCCCCCGCCGCCGGGCTGCAGGGCCTCGGCCTCCACAGCAAACCCCACTGCAGACTGACCAG agCGGATCTCCCAGAATCCATTGCTCTGGCTCACTCCAGACCTACGGGCAGCATGAAGCACCTGGTCCTGGCTCACCTGAGGAAGCTGCTGACGCTGAGCCCCGCCCAGCAGAGGGGCCTCCGTCGGCCggtctga
- the cmtm7 gene encoding CKLF-like MARVEL transmembrane domain-containing protein 7: MSHTVITTTTTNTRTSGDGVLNVGYCFTIPGMLKIGQMVALLIAFLCVYCAHGWPSWAAFQYFEVVTLWFLIALVIFFLMHLFRLQGKMPCINWPLTEFFHYSVGTVLILIASIVAAVKSGGVSALVAASVLGFIATFLMAVSLWTSYSVTCGPHQTGAAV; the protein is encoded by the exons ATGTCGCACACCGTCATCACGACAACGACCACGAACACCAGGACGTCCGGTGACGGCGTCCTGAACGTGGGCTACTGCTTCACCATCCCGGGAATGCTCAAGATCGGACAGATG GTCGCCCTGCTCATCGCCTTCCTGTGCGTCTACTGCGCTCACGGCTGGCCCAGCTGGGCCGCCTTCCAGTACTTTGAGGTGGTGACGCTGTGGTTCCTCATCGCCCTCgtcatcttcttcctcatgcACCTGTTCAGGCTGCAGGGGAAGATGCCCTGCATCAACTGGCCGCTGACG GAGTTCTTTCATTACTCCGTCGGGACCGTCCTCATCCTCATCGCCTCCATCGTCGCCGCGGTGAAGAGTGGAGGAGTTTCGGCGCTGGTGGCGGCTTCG gtgcTCGGCTTCATCGCCACGTTCCTGATGGCCGTTAGCTTGTGGACGTCCTACAGCGTGACCTGCGGCCCCCATCAGACCG gTGCGGCCGTGTAA
- the LOC143324215 gene encoding C-type lectin lectoxin-Phi1-like, whose product MAVYFVGKKGDALFGNPAPIISKTPDFRGCVVSPEVVKIGEVADGWRESVKYCKDNDLELVSFPEAQLQRLIYEKITQTKNDSLKDVWIGMRRSSQTGDWYWLSRDPVVDTNWAEGEPGTVHDGQCVIMSVKNNKDFGWSDENCCKAAHPVCYSSPALFPTE is encoded by the exons ATGGCTGTCTACTTTGTTGGAAAAAAGGGAGATGCTCTGTTTGGGAACCCAGCACCCATCATCAGTAAAACCCCAG ATTTCAGGGGTTGCGTCGTGTCTCCAGAGGTCGTGAAAATTGGAGAAGTGGCAGACGGCTGGCGCGAATCCGTGAAGTACTGCAAAGACAACGACCTGGAGCTGGTCAGCTTCCCTGAGGCCCAACTCCAGAGGCTGATCTACGAAAAAATTACCCAGACCAAGAATGACAGCCTGAAGGACGTGTGGATCGGCATGCGTCGAAGCTCCCAGACTGGAGACTGGTACTGGCTGAGCAGGGATCCGGTCGTTGACACCAACTGGGCGGAGGGCGAGCCTGGCACGGTGCACGATGGCCAGTGTGTTATCATgagtgtgaaaaacaacaagGACTTTGGTTGGAGTGACGAGAACTGCTGCAAGGCCGCCCATCCTGTCTGCTACAGCAGCCCCGCCCTCTTTCCCACCGAGTAG
- the LOC143325179 gene encoding sialic acid-binding Ig-like lectin 15 isoform X2: MMDVQLVCMLSLLLPVIGAAFGSGDDGWSMNVQSEVRAIEGYPVVLPCTFSHPQHSQHSSLQVLWRLGHGQTATVLYRCTSRPGAPTCEPGPQQDQRYRLEGSPREHDLSLRINSATLQDGGRYYCRVEVQGREHISFEDKMGTRLRVEAPPKILALTVEGSEQSGYRAACRVQGSPLPDVQWLGPDDLLEGSPLGPLAQGSVARYHTVSQLRDVEAGQQYTCSASNPLGKEQATLYVMAPRAPPSQPGASPPLLLLLSVSLGAKVLLLVGMGVWMVQGGVLQGVSCWWK; encoded by the exons ATGATGGACGTCCAGCTGGTCTGCATGTTGAGTCTGCTGTTACCTGTTATAGGAG CAGCCTTTGGTTCTGGAGATGACGGCTGGTCCATGAACGTGCAGTCGGAGGTTCGAGCCATCGAGGGCTACCCGGTGGTGCTGCCCTGCACCTTCAGCCACCCGCAGCACTCCCAgcattcctccctgcaggtgCTGTGGCGTCTGGGCCACGGACAGACCGCCACCGTCCTGTACCGCTGCACCAGCCGGCCCGGGGCCCCCACCTGCGAGCCGGGGCCCCAGCAGGACCAGCGCTACCGGCTGGAGGGCAGCCCGAGGGAGCACGACCTGTCGCTGCGGATCAACAGCGCCACCCTGCAGGACGGCGGACGCTACTACTGCCGGGTGGAGGTGCAGGGACGAGAACACATCAGCTTCGAGGATAAGATGGGAACCAGACTGAGAGTGGAGG ctcctccaaaGATCCTGGCCCTGACGGTGGAGGGCAGCGAGCAGTCCGGGTACAGAGCGGCGTGTCGGGTTCAGGGCTCCCCGCTGCCGGACGTCCAGTGGCTCGGCCCGGACGACCTGCTGGAGGGTTCCCCGCTCGGCCCCCTGGCTCAGGGCTCCGTGGCTCGCTACCACACCGTCAGCCAGCTGAGAGACGTGGAGGCGGGCCAGCAGTACACCTGCAGCGCCTCCAACCCGCTGGGCAAAGAGCAGGCCACCCTGTACGTCATGGCCCCCCGAGCCCCCCCGTCTCAGCCCGGGGCCtcgcctcctctgctgctcctcctgtctgtgtctctgggTGCAAAGGTGCTCCTGCTGGTTGGGATGGGGGTGTGGATGGTGCAGGGAGGCGTTCTGCAGGGAGTCAGCTGCTGGTGGAAATAA
- the LOC143325179 gene encoding sialic acid-binding Ig-like lectin 15 isoform X1 — protein sequence MKEVEREEWKNTHSLGGTESRMTHTHTHTHTHTLPCPCLCCFFSSLMMDVQLVCMLSLLLPVIGAFGSGDDGWSMNVQSEVRAIEGYPVVLPCTFSHPQHSQHSSLQVLWRLGHGQTATVLYRCTSRPGAPTCEPGPQQDQRYRLEGSPREHDLSLRINSATLQDGGRYYCRVEVQGREHISFEDKMGTRLRVEAPPKILALTVEGSEQSGYRAACRVQGSPLPDVQWLGPDDLLEGSPLGPLAQGSVARYHTVSQLRDVEAGQQYTCSASNPLGKEQATLYVMAPRAPPSQPGASPPLLLLLSVSLGAKVLLLVGMGVWMVQGGVLQGVSCWWK from the exons ATGAAGGAAGTAGAGAGAGAagaatggaaaaacacacacagtctgggAGGTACTGAGTCAcgaatgacacacacacacacacacacacacacacacacactcccatgcCCTTGCTTGTGTTGCTTCTTCAGCAGTCTCATGATGGACGTCCAGCTGGTCTGCATGTTGAGTCTGCTGTTACCTGTTATAGGAG CCTTTGGTTCTGGAGATGACGGCTGGTCCATGAACGTGCAGTCGGAGGTTCGAGCCATCGAGGGCTACCCGGTGGTGCTGCCCTGCACCTTCAGCCACCCGCAGCACTCCCAgcattcctccctgcaggtgCTGTGGCGTCTGGGCCACGGACAGACCGCCACCGTCCTGTACCGCTGCACCAGCCGGCCCGGGGCCCCCACCTGCGAGCCGGGGCCCCAGCAGGACCAGCGCTACCGGCTGGAGGGCAGCCCGAGGGAGCACGACCTGTCGCTGCGGATCAACAGCGCCACCCTGCAGGACGGCGGACGCTACTACTGCCGGGTGGAGGTGCAGGGACGAGAACACATCAGCTTCGAGGATAAGATGGGAACCAGACTGAGAGTGGAGG ctcctccaaaGATCCTGGCCCTGACGGTGGAGGGCAGCGAGCAGTCCGGGTACAGAGCGGCGTGTCGGGTTCAGGGCTCCCCGCTGCCGGACGTCCAGTGGCTCGGCCCGGACGACCTGCTGGAGGGTTCCCCGCTCGGCCCCCTGGCTCAGGGCTCCGTGGCTCGCTACCACACCGTCAGCCAGCTGAGAGACGTGGAGGCGGGCCAGCAGTACACCTGCAGCGCCTCCAACCCGCTGGGCAAAGAGCAGGCCACCCTGTACGTCATGGCCCCCCGAGCCCCCCCGTCTCAGCCCGGGGCCtcgcctcctctgctgctcctcctgtctgtgtctctgggTGCAAAGGTGCTCCTGCTGGTTGGGATGGGGGTGTGGATGGTGCAGGGAGGCGTTCTGCAGGGAGTCAGCTGCTGGTGGAAATAA